A region from the Aegilops tauschii subsp. strangulata cultivar AL8/78 chromosome 5, Aet v6.0, whole genome shotgun sequence genome encodes:
- the LOC109786488 gene encoding uncharacterized protein, translating into MFRSKVQEMILRRKSRSMNGAGAGCAQHVGNSSTAPCDGGKGAAAVAARAPSFAAPRLLHSSSLPAGGRAAVTGSGSPVRDAETMSAYAMSPTSVLDASVAFGSPGPAVDAGGSKRRPWCDGCAGPHGLADVLDCAHEAQRRKNVLRGAVRAQAPALVRSCSLDRRVEFGVKNKSSWLPLRAARAGAAEQEDDGPSSEDYTCVISRGPNPRTVHIFGDRVVDSSACR; encoded by the coding sequence ATGTTCAGATCCAAGGTCCAGGAGATGATCCTCAGGAGGAAGTCCAGGTCCATGAacggcgccggcgccggctgCGCGCAGCACGTCGGCAACTCGTCCACGGCTCCATGCGACGGCGGCAAGggtgctgctgctgttgctgctcgTGCGCCGTCGTTCGCCGCGCCGAGACTGCTGCACTCGTCGTCCCTCCCCGCCGGCGGCCGCGCTGCGGTCACCGGGTCCGGGAGCCCCGTGCGGGACGCCGAGACGATGTCCGCCTACGCCATGAGCCCGACCTCCGTGCTTGACGCGTCGGTGGCCTTCGGTTCGCCCGGCCCGGCGGTGGACGCCGGGGGGAGCAAGCGCCGGCCGTGGTGCGACGGGTGCGCGGGGCCGCACGGGCTCGCCGACGTGCTGGACTGCGCCCACGAGGCCCAGCGGAGGAAGAACGTCCTCCGGGGCGCCGTGAGggcgcaggcgccggcgctgGTGCGGTCGTGCTCCCTGGACCGGCGCGTGGAGTTCGGCGTCAAGAACAAGAGCTCCTGGCTGCCGCTACGCGCCGCCCGCGCGGGGGCGGCGGAGCAGGAGGACGACGGGCCGTCGTCGGAGGACTACACCTGCGTCATCTCCCGCGGGCCCAACCCGAGGACGGTCCACATCTTCGGCGACCGCGTGGTAGACTCATCGGCTTGCAGGTGA